Proteins from a single region of Aerococcus viridans:
- a CDS encoding magnesium transporter CorA family protein yields the protein MVYQKVIQFDQENQFQDGLANEVKQLTWLHYENPDKGEVRQVLEDYHLPVHFGEYVYDQFETSWIEYYRNDAGDLFTYIIIQYPYGHEVISENTYHTAPLVIVMGQDLVMTFMNHTDMPFMLDIQRLNFPSDFPMTSAYAFVMYMFYEVAQAHIDAVTIMHGLIKQAEEEARHSTKNNVSYALINVNKGLVYLSTAVHNNAKTLSRINQYFNQLENDTRYHERVLNRVQIEMNQAVTMIENDMAVIDKLNDMLSNVISNNLNDVMKRLTVITIIMTVPTITAGLWGMNVALPLEDNVHGFSIILVGSIILSVIIYFIIDRMNLFK from the coding sequence ATGGTTTACCAAAAAGTGATTCAATTTGACCAAGAGAACCAGTTTCAAGATGGCTTGGCCAATGAAGTCAAGCAACTAACCTGGTTGCATTATGAAAATCCGGATAAGGGGGAAGTCCGGCAGGTGCTTGAAGACTACCACTTGCCAGTCCATTTCGGGGAGTATGTCTATGACCAGTTTGAAACGTCTTGGATTGAGTATTACCGAAATGATGCCGGCGACCTATTTACCTATATCATTATCCAGTATCCCTATGGTCATGAGGTAATTAGCGAGAATACCTATCACACAGCCCCACTAGTGATTGTCATGGGGCAGGATTTGGTGATGACTTTTATGAACCATACCGACATGCCTTTTATGTTGGATATTCAGCGGTTAAATTTTCCTTCTGACTTTCCGATGACCTCTGCCTACGCCTTTGTCATGTACATGTTTTATGAGGTGGCTCAGGCCCATATCGATGCGGTCACCATTATGCATGGCTTGATTAAGCAAGCTGAGGAGGAAGCCCGTCATTCTACTAAAAATAACGTGTCTTATGCCTTAATTAACGTCAATAAGGGGCTGGTATACTTATCCACCGCGGTCCATAATAATGCCAAGACTTTGAGCCGGATTAACCAATACTTTAACCAATTGGAAAACGACACCCGCTACCACGAAAGGGTCCTTAATAGAGTACAAATCGAGATGAACCAGGCAGTAACCATGATTGAAAACGACATGGCGGTCATTGATAAACTGAACGATATGCTGTCGAATGTTATTTCAAATAACTTGAATGATGTTATGAAACGGCTAACGGTTATTACCATTATTATGACCGTGCCGACGATTACAGCAGGTCTTTGGGGGATGAACGTAGCTTTACCACTTGAAGATAATGTCCACGGTTTTTCTATTATTTTAGTCGGTTCGATTATCTTGTCGGTTATTATTTACTTTATTATAGACCGGATGAATTTGTTTAAATGA
- the tnpA gene encoding IS200/IS605 family transposase has protein sequence MIVKTRTNVYDFNFHLVWVTKYRKEIFTTIEKQNAMQDILTHICDEHDTVIQSLQVMPDYIHMLISFNPKHAASSIVKTLKGKSARLWFKAYPETKAMLWGGHLWTPSYFMATVGSMSKETVKKYIENQLTEYNDGRPRT, from the coding sequence ATGATTGTGAAAACAAGGACAAATGTCTATGATTTTAATTTCCATTTGGTTTGGGTAACAAAGTATCGTAAAGAAATATTTACAACCATTGAAAAACAAAATGCCATGCAAGATATATTGACGCATATTTGTGATGAACACGATACTGTCATCCAATCGCTCCAAGTAATGCCTGACTATATCCATATGTTGATTTCGTTCAACCCTAAACATGCCGCAAGTAGTATCGTCAAAACACTTAAAGGGAAATCTGCCCGTCTATGGTTCAAAGCATATCCAGAAACAAAAGCAATGTTATGGGGTGGCCATTTATGGACACCTAGTTATTTCATGGCAACAGTAGGCAGTATGTCTAAAGAAACGGTCAAAAAGTATATAGAAAATCAATTAACGGAATACAATGACGGTCGCCCTAGAACTTGA
- a CDS encoding MFS transporter, translating to MRTIISMATAVATDLGIEATVLVVVLLIVQIVAFPFTVLYGQLAKRFGDKKIIYVGIVTYIIICIYALSMETATDFFILACMVGTAQGGLQALSRSMFGKLVPEGKTNEFFGIYNVFGKFSSIIGTTLLGIITQITGNSLNGVFGLIILFIIGGALLLGVKEDGVKG from the coding sequence TTGCGGACGATTATTTCAATGGCAACGGCTGTAGCAACTGACTTAGGGATTGAAGCGACAGTCCTTGTAGTGGTCTTATTGATCGTTCAAATTGTGGCCTTTCCATTCACAGTATTATACGGGCAGTTGGCCAAACGATTCGGGGACAAGAAAATCATCTATGTAGGGATTGTGACTTATATCATTATCTGTATCTATGCCTTGAGTATGGAAACAGCGACTGATTTCTTTATACTAGCTTGTATGGTTGGGACGGCTCAAGGTGGCTTACAAGCCTTGTCACGTTCGATGTTTGGAAAATTAGTACCAGAAGGCAAAACGAATGAATTCTTCGGCATCTATAATGTTTTCGGAAAGTTCTCCTCTATTATCGGGACAACCTTACTTGGGATTATTACCCAAATAACGGGTAACTCTTTGAATGGGGTCTTTGGTTTAATTATCCTCTTTATTATCGGGGGTGCCTTATTACTAGGCGTTAAAGAAGACGGGGTAAAAGGGTAG
- a CDS encoding UTP--glucose-1-phosphate uridylyltransferase — MAKQQIKKAVIPAGGLGTRFLPATKAMAKEIIPILDKPSIQFIVEEAIESGIEEILIITGRNKRSVEDHFDANFDLEDNLKQKHKDKLLKMVEDTSLLNIQFKRQHYPKGLGDAIFQAKSFVGDEPFLLLLGDDIVVNAPGEKPLSKQMMDCYQTNLADDALLIAGASVPAKETSSYGIMTTSGNGEAGIYNIDKFEEKPQNETEEKLAAIGRYILPPEIFDAIEAIPENSFSGEVELTDAINHLAKGDKLKAYDYQGEWYEVGEPLGLLKASIQFALRHEETADGFREYLKNDIIPTLK; from the coding sequence ATGGCTAAACAACAGATTAAAAAAGCAGTAATTCCAGCTGGTGGTTTAGGAACGCGGTTCTTACCAGCAACTAAAGCGATGGCAAAAGAGATTATTCCAATCTTAGATAAACCATCCATCCAGTTTATTGTTGAAGAGGCAATTGAAAGTGGTATTGAAGAGATTTTAATTATTACCGGACGTAACAAACGTTCAGTAGAAGACCATTTTGATGCAAACTTTGATTTAGAAGACAACTTGAAACAAAAACACAAAGATAAGTTGTTGAAGATGGTTGAAGACACGTCATTATTGAATATTCAATTCAAACGTCAGCACTATCCAAAAGGATTAGGGGACGCTATTTTCCAAGCAAAATCATTCGTGGGTGACGAACCCTTCTTATTACTATTAGGAGACGACATCGTGGTGAATGCGCCAGGTGAAAAACCATTATCAAAACAAATGATGGATTGCTACCAAACTAATTTAGCGGATGATGCCTTATTAATTGCTGGGGCTAGTGTACCAGCCAAAGAAACTTCTTCTTACGGGATTATGACGACTTCTGGTAACGGTGAAGCTGGTATCTACAATATCGATAAATTTGAAGAAAAACCACAAAATGAAACCGAAGAAAAATTAGCGGCGATTGGTCGTTACATTTTACCACCAGAGATTTTCGATGCCATTGAAGCCATTCCAGAAAATTCTTTCTCAGGTGAAGTAGAACTAACAGATGCCATCAACCACTTAGCTAAAGGCGACAAGTTAAAAGCCTATGACTATCAAGGTGAATGGTATGAAGTTGGGGAACCATTAGGTTTACTAAAAGCCAGCATTCAATTCGCCTTACGTCACGAAGAAACAGCAGACGGTTTCCGTGAATACTTGAAAAACGACATTATCCCAACATTGAAATAA
- a CDS encoding alkaline phosphatase produces MVASNEQFPHQPKNIIFMVSDGMSVSLASAYREYLHQDVGHFRKPSIFNQYLVGQQSTYSFDPWATITDSAASSTAMATGVKTMNGVIGLDKQLSRVDSALEIAKLNNKKTGIVVTAEISHATPAGFAAHVESRLDYFDIADQYLDDTIEGKQKIDVMLGGGRKHFIRPDRNLAQEFENLGYDIVHTKHELFNSHNPQVLGLFSEFGVPMAIDRWSNVTPSLGEMVHSAIRRLDTGDEGFFLMVEGSQIDWAAHHKDVVGIMSEIDDFAGAFQVAIDFAKQDGDTLVIATSDHATGGMTMGANNIDSWLPDYIRKVKATPQHIAELTQETNDWVEVIRRNIQFELSSTEKNQLRSIYHTYVYTYEEKVSRLTQAIRDIVDRRSNTGWTTGNHTGEDVNVYAYGPGSDYFRGWHENAENGQLLKILAAGLSPDDDNY; encoded by the coding sequence ATGGTAGCTAGTAATGAGCAATTTCCCCACCAACCGAAGAACATTATTTTCATGGTGTCCGACGGGATGAGCGTTTCACTCGCCTCAGCCTACCGAGAATACCTTCATCAAGACGTTGGTCACTTTAGAAAGCCAAGCATCTTTAACCAATACTTGGTTGGCCAACAATCCACTTATTCCTTTGATCCTTGGGCGACGATTACCGATTCTGCCGCCTCTTCAACAGCCATGGCTACTGGTGTCAAAACTATGAATGGTGTCATTGGCCTAGACAAACAATTGAGCCGGGTAGACTCTGCTTTAGAGATTGCCAAATTGAACAATAAAAAAACAGGGATTGTCGTGACCGCTGAAATCAGCCACGCAACGCCTGCAGGTTTTGCGGCCCATGTAGAAAGCCGCTTAGATTATTTTGATATTGCTGATCAATACTTAGACGATACCATTGAAGGTAAGCAAAAAATTGACGTCATGCTTGGTGGTGGCCGTAAACATTTTATCCGCCCAGACCGAAATTTAGCCCAAGAATTTGAAAATCTCGGCTATGATATCGTCCATACCAAACATGAACTCTTCAATTCTCACAACCCACAAGTTCTTGGTTTATTCTCCGAATTTGGGGTTCCAATGGCTATTGATCGTTGGTCAAATGTGACCCCTAGTCTTGGTGAAATGGTCCATTCTGCCATCCGCCGATTGGATACTGGTGATGAAGGTTTCTTCCTAATGGTTGAAGGGAGTCAAATTGACTGGGCTGCCCACCATAAAGATGTGGTTGGGATCATGAGTGAAATTGATGATTTCGCCGGCGCCTTTCAAGTAGCTATTGATTTCGCCAAGCAAGACGGAGATACCCTTGTCATTGCAACGTCTGACCATGCAACCGGTGGGATGACTATGGGGGCTAATAATATCGATTCTTGGTTGCCTGACTATATTCGAAAAGTCAAAGCAACTCCTCAACACATTGCTGAGCTGACCCAAGAAACTAATGACTGGGTTGAAGTAATTCGTCGTAACATCCAATTTGAATTATCTTCTACTGAGAAAAACCAGTTACGGTCTATCTACCATACTTATGTCTATACTTACGAAGAAAAGGTCAGCCGCTTGACCCAAGCCATTCGAGACATTGTAGACCGCCGTTCTAATACGGGCTGGACAACAGGTAACCATACGGGTGAAGACGTCAATGTCTATGCTTATGGACCCGGGTCTGACTACTTTAGAGGCTGGCATGAAAATGCGGAAAACGGGCAACTACTAAAAATATTAGCCGCTGGCTTATCACCAGACGACGATAACTATTAA
- a CDS encoding transposase has protein sequence MYQGIECKIYPNEKQRQLIHMTFGHTRFIWNEMLAMLNARYENNPDLQMLSYNALSSLIPQMKKEYPWLREVDSVAVQCSVKRLSETFVRFFKGYSKYPKFKSKKNTRQSYLSTIRGNNIRFNDNQRYIKLPKLGWIKCKSSVFHIENERIKSVTVKYTPSGDYYISLLVTSDNQAMPKTGNVVGVDLGVSDLAITSDGQKYQSQRLHLSYKKQLHYWEKRMARRRLQAKKNGVALVDAKNYQQAKRQVARIHQRIKNIRKDYIHKITTDMVKSYDVIVLEDLKTTNMMKNHQLARSIAGQSWRMFRTILEAKCEMYDKTFVAINPYKTSQKCSNCGYDSGKKR, from the coding sequence ATGTATCAAGGAATTGAGTGTAAAATCTATCCTAACGAAAAACAGCGTCAGTTAATTCATATGACCTTTGGTCATACCCGATTCATCTGGAACGAAATGTTGGCCATGTTGAATGCGCGGTACGAAAACAATCCTGACCTTCAAATGCTATCTTATAATGCGTTATCCTCTCTTATTCCACAAATGAAGAAGGAATATCCCTGGTTGCGTGAAGTTGATAGCGTAGCTGTTCAATGTAGTGTTAAACGCTTATCCGAAACTTTTGTTCGTTTTTTTAAAGGTTATTCAAAATACCCAAAATTCAAATCAAAGAAGAACACCAGACAGTCGTATTTAAGTACCATACGTGGCAACAACATTCGTTTTAATGATAATCAGCGGTATATCAAATTACCCAAATTAGGTTGGATAAAATGTAAGTCAAGTGTGTTTCATATTGAGAATGAACGCATAAAATCTGTCACCGTAAAATATACACCTAGTGGCGACTACTATATCTCCCTTTTGGTCACAAGCGATAATCAAGCAATGCCCAAAACAGGAAATGTTGTCGGTGTCGATTTAGGTGTAAGTGATTTAGCTATTACATCTGATGGTCAAAAATATCAAAGTCAGCGACTACATTTGTCTTATAAGAAGCAATTACATTATTGGGAAAAGCGAATGGCCCGTAGACGTTTACAAGCCAAAAAGAACGGTGTAGCTTTAGTGGATGCGAAAAACTACCAGCAAGCCAAACGCCAAGTGGCCCGTATTCATCAACGTATCAAAAACATCCGTAAGGATTACATTCATAAAATCACAACCGATATGGTTAAAAGTTATGACGTTATCGTTCTAGAGGATTTAAAGACGACTAATATGATGAAAAATCATCAATTAGCCCGTTCAATCGCTGGCCAATCCTGGCGGATGTTTAGAACAATCTTAGAGGCAAAGTGCGAAATGTACGATAAGACATTTGTAGCTATTAATCCGTACAAGACGTCCCAAAAATGTTCCAATTGCGGGTATGATAGCGGTAAAAAGCGTTAA
- a CDS encoding glutathione S-transferase family protein → MGLLVDGVWKDQWYDTESTGGRFVRKDSQFRNWITTDGAPGPSGEGGFKAEPGRYHLYVSLACPWAGRTLMLRKLKGLEDMISISIVNPIMLENGWTFAPDQGVIPDPILDADFLHQVYTHADPNYTGRVTVPVLYDKEKDTIVNNESSEIMLMLNSAFDEIGATEGDYYPEELRDQIKEMDDFVYPNINNGVYKAGFATDQAVYEEEVDHVFDALEKLDGILADKKFLLGDKLTTSDIRLFPTLIRFEHVYYGHFKCNIKHLTDFENVWRYTREIYNMAGISDTVDFYHIQHHYYGSHPTINPNGIIPAGPAISLDI, encoded by the coding sequence ATGGGATTATTAGTAGACGGTGTTTGGAAGGACCAATGGTATGACACAGAATCAACAGGTGGTCGTTTCGTCCGCAAAGATTCACAATTCAGAAACTGGATTACCACTGACGGTGCACCAGGCCCTTCAGGTGAAGGTGGCTTTAAGGCAGAGCCAGGTCGCTACCACTTATACGTATCATTAGCGTGTCCGTGGGCTGGCCGTACCTTAATGCTGCGTAAATTAAAAGGCTTAGAAGACATGATTTCTATTTCTATCGTGAACCCAATCATGTTGGAAAATGGCTGGACATTTGCACCAGACCAAGGTGTCATTCCTGACCCTATTCTAGATGCAGACTTCTTACACCAAGTATATACACATGCTGACCCTAACTATACAGGCCGTGTAACAGTACCTGTTTTATACGACAAGGAAAAAGATACCATCGTCAACAACGAATCATCTGAAATTATGTTGATGTTAAACTCAGCATTTGACGAAATTGGTGCCACTGAAGGTGATTACTACCCTGAAGAATTGCGCGACCAGATCAAAGAAATGGATGACTTTGTCTATCCAAACATCAACAACGGTGTTTACAAAGCTGGTTTTGCGACAGACCAAGCTGTTTATGAAGAAGAAGTTGATCATGTATTTGACGCCCTAGAAAAATTAGACGGCATCCTAGCTGACAAAAAATTCTTATTAGGCGACAAATTAACAACATCTGACATCCGCTTGTTCCCAACATTAATCCGTTTCGAGCATGTCTACTACGGTCACTTCAAGTGCAATATCAAACACTTAACTGACTTTGAAAATGTATGGCGTTACACGCGTGAAATCTACAACATGGCAGGTATTTCTGACACAGTTGATTTCTATCACATCCAACACCACTACTATGGTAGCCATCCGACAATCAACCCGAACGGCATTATTCCAGCGGGCCCGGCAATCTCCTTAGACATCTAA
- a CDS encoding uracil-DNA glycosylase family protein translates to MTKSTIFDEIKQEIIADPYNKDFTDRGIKPVFYASKNARIAIIGQAPGKKVEETQLFWNDQSGDRLRDWMGMSRDLFYKTDLIAQLPMDFYYPGKAKTGDKPPRKGFADKFHPQILKEMPNLETIILVGNYSQKHYLGKDRQKNLTETVRHYKDYLPEYFPLVHPSPLNQRWMKKNPWFETDVLPDFKEMIQTYIKED, encoded by the coding sequence ATGACTAAATCAACCATTTTTGACGAAATCAAACAAGAGATTATTGCCGATCCTTATAACAAGGACTTTACCGACCGTGGGATTAAACCTGTTTTCTATGCTTCAAAAAATGCCAGGATTGCCATTATCGGCCAAGCACCTGGTAAGAAAGTAGAGGAGACGCAGCTTTTCTGGAATGACCAGTCGGGAGACCGGCTAAGAGATTGGATGGGGATGTCTAGGGATCTATTCTATAAAACTGATTTAATTGCCCAGTTACCTATGGATTTCTATTATCCAGGTAAGGCCAAAACCGGGGACAAACCACCAAGAAAGGGATTCGCAGACAAGTTTCACCCGCAAATTCTAAAGGAAATGCCCAATCTAGAAACCATTATCTTGGTTGGTAATTATTCACAGAAACACTACTTAGGGAAAGATCGGCAGAAAAACCTGACCGAAACGGTTAGACATTACAAGGACTATTTACCAGAATATTTTCCCCTGGTCCATCCGTCCCCTTTAAACCAGCGGTGGATGAAGAAGAATCCTTGGTTTGAAACAGATGTACTACCTGATTTTAAAGAGATGATACAGACGTATATCAAGGAGGACTAG
- a CDS encoding M3 family oligoendopeptidase codes for MKYNDTWDLDAMYQGGVTGNAFQEALETLVQKRDALIKDMQAFDINATGAPATFADIIDQADQYLNHFTTLITYAQMASDADMRDEAASAAINKVATLNQAYEIARKGLDKQLATLSDAAFQDFLAEPRLAEIAFTLEEDRRDAKRLLDDQAEALLSELQIDGLSGWSNTYSTTASVMTISVDLDDGHHDYSVGQAMNNMYADPNPENRAKIFAAWEETFAQYGPVFADVLNHLAGYRLTTQKAHGYNNFMEEPLEYNRIKAETVEAMWEAVAANKDTFVQFLNRKKALLGLDELNWQDVDAPLDFEDTKPTTFTYDEAADFVVENFRTFGDKLADFAQSAIDKRWIEAEDRPGKRPGGYCTETINEDETRIFMTFTGSRNDTSTLAHELGHAFHSDVLTSEAPSNQAYAMNVAETASTFAETIVANANLKQAKSKSERLQLLNAKMENAIAMFMNIRSRFLFETAFYTERQDGFVSESRLNELMTQAQKEAFGGAINDLHPHFWASKLHFFIDDVPFYNFPYTFGYMFSLGIYAEYLKAPEGFEERYIALLKDTGRMTTEELAMKHLGADLTKPDFWQAAIDLAAADVKEFLAESEDLV; via the coding sequence ATGAAATATAATGACACTTGGGATTTAGACGCCATGTATCAAGGCGGAGTGACAGGGAATGCCTTTCAAGAGGCACTAGAAACCCTAGTCCAAAAACGAGATGCCTTAATCAAAGACATGCAGGCATTTGATATCAATGCAACAGGCGCACCAGCAACTTTTGCGGATATTATTGATCAAGCTGACCAATACTTAAACCACTTCACTACTTTAATTACCTACGCCCAAATGGCATCTGACGCAGACATGCGTGACGAGGCCGCTTCGGCAGCAATTAATAAGGTGGCGACTTTAAACCAAGCTTATGAGATTGCCCGCAAAGGGTTAGACAAACAATTGGCGACCCTAAGCGATGCCGCATTTCAGGACTTTTTAGCGGAACCTCGCTTGGCTGAAATTGCGTTCACCCTTGAGGAAGACCGCCGCGATGCGAAACGCTTGTTAGATGATCAAGCGGAAGCTCTTTTATCTGAATTACAAATCGACGGTTTATCTGGTTGGTCAAATACCTATTCTACGACGGCTTCAGTGATGACGATTTCAGTCGATTTAGACGACGGCCATCACGATTATTCAGTGGGACAGGCCATGAACAACATGTACGCTGACCCAAATCCTGAAAACCGGGCGAAAATTTTCGCTGCTTGGGAAGAGACCTTTGCTCAATACGGTCCAGTCTTCGCTGATGTCTTAAACCACTTAGCTGGCTACCGGTTAACCACTCAAAAAGCTCATGGATACAATAATTTCATGGAAGAACCGCTAGAATATAACCGTATCAAAGCGGAAACTGTGGAAGCTATGTGGGAAGCTGTTGCAGCCAATAAAGATACCTTTGTCCAATTTTTAAACCGGAAAAAGGCTTTACTCGGTCTAGACGAGTTGAACTGGCAAGATGTTGATGCGCCACTAGATTTCGAGGACACCAAACCAACGACCTTCACTTATGATGAGGCGGCAGACTTTGTGGTGGAAAACTTCAGAACCTTTGGGGACAAGCTAGCGGACTTCGCCCAATCAGCTATAGACAAGCGGTGGATTGAAGCAGAAGACCGTCCCGGTAAGCGTCCAGGTGGTTACTGTACTGAAACCATCAACGAAGATGAAACCCGTATCTTTATGACCTTTACAGGCTCAAGAAACGATACATCAACCTTGGCCCACGAATTGGGTCACGCCTTCCACTCTGATGTGTTAACCAGTGAAGCGCCGTCTAACCAAGCTTATGCTATGAATGTGGCTGAAACAGCGTCGACTTTCGCTGAAACAATTGTAGCTAACGCCAATTTAAAACAGGCTAAAAGTAAGTCTGAGCGCCTACAATTATTGAACGCGAAAATGGAAAATGCTATCGCGATGTTCATGAATATCCGGTCTCGTTTCTTGTTTGAAACAGCCTTTTATACTGAGCGCCAAGACGGTTTTGTATCAGAAAGTCGTTTGAATGAATTGATGACCCAAGCCCAAAAAGAAGCTTTTGGTGGGGCCATTAATGACCTACACCCACATTTCTGGGCCAGTAAGCTGCACTTCTTCATCGATGACGTGCCATTCTATAACTTCCCATACACATTTGGCTACATGTTTAGTTTAGGCATCTATGCCGAATACTTGAAAGCACCGGAAGGATTTGAAGAGCGTTACATCGCCTTATTGAAAGATACAGGACGGATGACCACTGAAGAATTGGCCATGAAACATTTAGGCGCTGACCTAACTAAGCCAGATTTCTGGCAAGCTGCCATCGATTTAGCGGCAGCAGACGTGAAAGAATTCTTGGCTGAATCGGAAGATTTAGTTTAA
- a CDS encoding nucleoid-associated protein: MLRIDAAVLHIFDTNTNEAVLSQTLLDHKEQYMIEYIDKMMTKIMYTAQQKVGKLPDRSPAKEILVGMNQSENFLHGTQKLTNRFFNFTKLNPDIKPADLLWTGFWLDEAYFIGMFKLNHNESYTHYVEYDQDNLKNDLIINRAILPSPTQAIDEGFLYCIDTEEYFLIEKKHLIEEYGERINYLSEIFLDIQTNPSMKESVNIIKKAIAKTAKKFGEDDYQDLAEVKQILHDTIHETQAIDNQAIAEVMYGDNFSRKQAYFEETKEQGLADETPYMPELLGNNMQRQKFKFENGIELSIPLDLFNDPEVVEIKNNPDGTLSVEIKNIEKIKNMF, translated from the coding sequence ATGTTACGGATTGATGCCGCAGTTTTACATATCTTTGATACCAACACCAACGAAGCGGTCTTATCACAGACACTTTTAGACCATAAAGAGCAATATATGATTGAATATATTGACAAAATGATGACTAAAATCATGTATACGGCACAGCAAAAAGTAGGCAAGCTACCTGATAGAAGTCCAGCTAAGGAAATTTTAGTGGGCATGAATCAATCGGAAAACTTCCTACATGGCACACAAAAACTGACCAACCGTTTTTTCAATTTCACAAAATTAAACCCGGATATCAAACCAGCAGATTTATTGTGGACAGGATTCTGGCTAGACGAAGCTTATTTTATCGGCATGTTCAAGTTAAACCACAACGAATCCTACACCCACTACGTAGAGTATGACCAGGACAACTTGAAAAATGACCTAATTATCAACCGCGCCATTCTGCCTAGCCCAACCCAAGCTATCGACGAAGGGTTCTTATACTGCATCGATACAGAAGAGTACTTCTTGATTGAGAAGAAACACCTGATCGAAGAATACGGGGAGCGGATTAACTATCTAAGTGAAATCTTCTTGGATATCCAAACCAACCCAAGTATGAAAGAATCAGTGAACATCATCAAAAAAGCCATCGCTAAAACCGCCAAGAAATTTGGAGAAGATGACTATCAAGACCTGGCCGAGGTAAAACAAATCCTGCATGACACTATTCATGAAACACAAGCGATTGATAACCAAGCGATTGCTGAAGTCATGTACGGGGACAATTTCTCCCGAAAACAAGCCTACTTTGAAGAAACCAAGGAACAAGGTTTGGCTGATGAAACACCTTATATGCCGGAACTTTTAGGGAACAACATGCAACGCCAAAAATTCAAGTTTGAAAACGGAATTGAATTATCTATTCCCTTAGACTTGTTTAATGACCCAGAAGTGGTTGAAATCAAAAACAACCCGGATGGCACACTGTCAGTCGAAATTAAAAATATCGAAAAAATTAAAAATATGTTCTAG